From Paucilactobacillus hokkaidonensis JCM 18461, one genomic window encodes:
- a CDS encoding ArdC-like ssDNA-binding domain-containing protein, with amino-acid sequence MPSKADVKAWKAQLVAQAEQQILKLTDSDRFKQYLNTLAKFHHYSARNIDLIYAQNPQATQVAGFKQWQTAFNRTVNKGAKSIRIAAPIIKKLTPAEQKRLDTTDERAIVGYRYLPVFDVSQTSGEPVLSAKDFVKENLADHQNVTSLYNAFKDYLNQQTDLKVSEVPLATLNGAKGYFQPSTNEIVIGGDEPDNALKLKTLYHEYAHSQLHGLKSAFKDRPRAYQETQAEAVAYVAMQNIGVDTSDYSLGYVATWAKDKAVIHSALSEIQQVSNKVIELSDGLTKQLGLQEAPKEPEHNLKKLSAHDLNKSYQSLQQQVQQATNPQQKSELQNKLNDVHHEISNRTQKQLKAFAEQNPGIKQPESELDQSLKR; translated from the coding sequence ATGCCGAGTAAAGCAGACGTTAAAGCCTGGAAAGCACAATTAGTCGCCCAAGCCGAACAACAAATCCTAAAATTAACCGATAGTGACCGATTTAAACAGTATCTTAATACCCTGGCTAAATTTCATCATTATAGCGCCAGAAACATTGATTTGATTTATGCGCAAAATCCGCAAGCCACTCAAGTCGCGGGCTTTAAGCAATGGCAGACGGCTTTTAACCGCACCGTTAATAAGGGCGCTAAGTCCATTCGAATTGCGGCACCGATTATTAAGAAATTAACACCCGCTGAGCAAAAGCGTCTTGATACCACCGATGAACGCGCCATTGTCGGTTACCGTTATCTACCCGTCTTTGACGTGTCACAAACTAGCGGTGAGCCAGTGTTAAGTGCCAAGGATTTTGTCAAAGAAAATTTAGCCGATCATCAGAATGTGACAAGCTTATATAACGCGTTCAAAGATTATTTAAACCAGCAAACCGACCTTAAAGTCAGTGAAGTGCCTTTAGCGACGCTAAATGGGGCTAAGGGGTATTTTCAACCCAGCACTAATGAAATCGTCATTGGTGGCGATGAGCCCGACAATGCTTTGAAACTAAAGACGTTATACCACGAATATGCGCATAGCCAGCTACACGGCTTAAAATCAGCCTTTAAAGATCGGCCACGAGCCTATCAGGAAACCCAAGCCGAAGCGGTTGCGTATGTTGCCATGCAAAATATTGGCGTTGATACCAGCGACTACTCACTCGGTTACGTGGCCACCTGGGCCAAAGATAAAGCCGTAATCCATAGCGCTTTAAGTGAGATTCAGCAAGTGAGCAACAAAGTGATTGAACTTAGCGATGGCTTAACCAAACAATTAGGCTTACAAGAAGCCCCAAAAGAGCCTGAGCATAATCTAAAAAAGCTATCAGCCCATGATCTTAATAAGTCCTACCAAAGCTTGCAACAACAAGTTCAGCAAGCAACTAATCCACAACAAAAATCAGAACTACAAAATAAATTAAATGATGTACACCATGAAATCAGTAATCGAACGCAAAAACAACTGAAAGCATTTGCTGAACAGAATCCAGGAATCAAACAACCCGAATCCGAACTTGATCAAAGTTTAAAACGGTAG
- a CDS encoding restriction endonuclease subunit S → MMKLNDRKWRAFNVTDIFDHIQRGKRLKNADHIPGNWPYVSSSALNNGVADWIKPTENSRVFGESISLANSGSVGTAFYEPFDYVASDHITSFHLGNGSKYIYLFMAACLEKQKHNFSFNREVNEARLKRLRIMLPVNDKGQPDYDFMSDYEQELLEKKKNYYLKYVHSVLAKLEYVKIQPLSNLQWRTFRIDDLFESVTRPPARSKNKYDEGDIPFIASGASLNGSVKFCRPHENEVPDASNCITVSPVDGSSFYQSTEFLGRGGGGSSIIMLRSQRLNKYNGIFMARAINNTTSKYQYGHMATSDGIKRDRVLLPIDAQGQPDYDYMEQYVKNKMIQKYNHYLKYLNESVIGSNKL, encoded by the coding sequence ATGATGAAACTGAATGACCGAAAATGGCGAGCATTTAATGTTACTGATATATTTGACCATATTCAACGTGGAAAAAGGCTTAAAAATGCTGACCATATTCCAGGAAATTGGCCATATGTTTCTTCAAGCGCATTGAATAATGGAGTTGCAGATTGGATTAAACCTACAGAAAATAGTCGGGTTTTTGGTGAAAGTATTAGTTTAGCTAATAGTGGATCAGTTGGAACAGCATTCTATGAACCTTTTGATTATGTTGCAAGTGATCATATAACTAGCTTTCACTTGGGAAATGGCTCTAAATATATATATTTGTTTATGGCAGCGTGTTTAGAGAAACAAAAACATAATTTTAGTTTTAATCGAGAAGTTAACGAGGCTCGTTTGAAACGTCTAAGGATTATGCTTCCAGTTAACGATAAGGGACAACCTGATTATGATTTTATGTCTGATTATGAGCAAGAATTACTTGAGAAAAAGAAAAATTATTATTTGAAGTATGTTCACTCAGTTTTGGCAAAGTTGGAATATGTTAAAATCCAGCCATTATCTAATCTTCAATGGAGAACTTTTAGAATTGACGACCTGTTTGAGAGTGTTACACGACCGCCTGCTCGTTCTAAAAACAAGTATGATGAGGGTGATATACCATTCATAGCGTCGGGGGCGAGTCTTAACGGTTCTGTAAAGTTTTGTCGGCCTCATGAGAATGAAGTACCAGATGCTAGTAACTGTATAACTGTCAGTCCGGTAGATGGAAGTTCTTTTTATCAATCAACGGAATTTTTAGGCCGTGGTGGTGGTGGTTCTTCGATTATTATGTTGAGATCACAACGTTTGAATAAATATAATGGAATTTTCATGGCTAGAGCTATCAACAATACTACGTCGAAATATCAATATGGACATATGGCTACTAGTGATGGCATTAAACGTGATCGAGTTCTATTACCTATTGATGCTCAAGGCCAACCAGATTATGACTATATGGAACAATACGTTAAAAACAAGATGATCCAGAAATATAATCATTACTTGAAGTATCTCAATGAGTCTGTGATAGGCAGCAATAAGTTGTAA
- the topB gene encoding type IA DNA topoisomerase produces MTTVILAEKPSQARSYVQAFQKSTKKQGYYTVSDPVLPENTLVTYGLGHLVELATPDKYDRKYQQWALSNLPIFPDKYKFEVSASKKDQYGIVKDLLTKADTIIVATDSGREGSNIAWSIMNQAQIDVKKKTIKRLWLNSLEKDAIITGFKNFGDWHKDYLAYKEAQTRQISDWLIGMNGSPLYTLLLRQKGVRGVYSIGRVQTPTLYMVYQRDQAIKHFKPEPYFELNAEIVANQQKFVAKLDPYQRFKDEAGLMTFMRAKHVHKGSQHGLIKDVQKQGKKRASPQLFSLSSLQSAMNKRYHASASQTLAAIQSLYEDKLLSYPRTDCAYITDEEFEYLVANLTKYLGLVSKQVALTNTTPNKRYVNGKKVEEHYAIIMTKVVPTKEKLASLPKLQQQVYDLVLRTTLAMFADPYEYEETTIVTQVGDANFKATGKVPTKQGWQALFDENKADQQEAATLPLVHQGDQVQANLQTPQKETTPPVPFTEGTLITAMKTAGKTLDDEVAQAILKDVQGIGTSATRANVLEVLKKRGYLVTEKNNLHVSEAGITLCKAVELEPLLTSPEMTAKWEQALQQISTEERTPDNFLNQIKKFVAKLIADVPTQLTGSAAIKQQIDHQQQAQKAAEVFLETPQATVLNKQKFYIVKPKQGEDFTLPKKWSSKTLGKTAIKALVTKGETSKLKGFKSKKGKSFDAKLKLDGHKLSFDFD; encoded by the coding sequence ATGACCACTGTTATCTTAGCTGAAAAACCCAGTCAAGCCCGTTCATACGTCCAAGCCTTTCAAAAGAGCACAAAAAAACAGGGTTACTATACGGTTAGTGACCCTGTTTTGCCCGAGAATACGCTTGTCACGTATGGTCTCGGACACTTAGTTGAACTAGCCACACCGGATAAATATGATCGGAAATACCAGCAATGGGCCTTATCTAATTTACCGATTTTCCCCGATAAATACAAGTTTGAAGTGTCAGCTAGTAAAAAGGACCAATACGGGATCGTCAAAGATCTGTTAACGAAGGCCGATACCATTATTGTTGCTACCGATAGTGGTCGGGAAGGCTCCAATATCGCATGGTCAATCATGAACCAAGCCCAGATTGACGTTAAAAAGAAGACCATTAAGCGGCTATGGTTGAATAGTTTGGAAAAAGACGCCATTATTACCGGATTCAAAAATTTTGGCGATTGGCACAAAGACTATTTGGCTTATAAAGAAGCCCAAACCCGTCAAATTAGCGATTGGTTAATTGGAATGAATGGTAGTCCCTTATACACCTTGTTATTAAGACAAAAAGGGGTACGTGGGGTGTACTCGATTGGTCGAGTACAGACGCCAACTTTGTATATGGTTTATCAAAGAGACCAGGCAATCAAACACTTTAAGCCGGAACCCTATTTTGAACTAAATGCGGAAATTGTAGCTAATCAGCAAAAATTCGTCGCAAAATTAGACCCCTATCAGCGATTTAAAGACGAAGCAGGGCTAATGACATTCATGCGAGCTAAACACGTTCATAAAGGCTCGCAGCACGGTTTAATCAAGGACGTCCAAAAACAAGGCAAAAAGCGTGCTAGTCCCCAACTATTCTCGCTATCTAGTCTCCAAAGTGCCATGAATAAACGTTATCACGCCAGTGCCAGCCAAACCTTAGCGGCTATTCAAAGCTTATACGAAGACAAACTACTCAGTTATCCCCGCACCGATTGTGCTTATATCACTGATGAAGAATTTGAGTATTTAGTGGCTAATCTGACGAAGTATCTGGGGTTAGTCTCTAAACAAGTCGCTTTAACCAATACCACCCCAAATAAGCGCTATGTTAATGGAAAAAAGGTTGAAGAACACTACGCCATTATCATGACTAAAGTCGTGCCGACGAAAGAGAAACTAGCCAGCTTGCCTAAATTACAGCAACAAGTCTATGACTTGGTTTTAAGAACCACATTAGCCATGTTTGCTGATCCGTACGAGTACGAGGAAACCACCATTGTTACCCAAGTCGGCGATGCTAATTTTAAAGCAACCGGTAAGGTCCCAACTAAGCAAGGTTGGCAAGCATTATTTGATGAAAACAAAGCCGACCAGCAAGAAGCAGCCACCTTACCGCTCGTTCACCAAGGCGACCAAGTTCAAGCGAATCTACAAACGCCGCAAAAAGAAACGACACCTCCGGTACCCTTTACCGAAGGTACCCTGATTACGGCCATGAAGACCGCTGGCAAAACGCTTGATGATGAAGTAGCCCAGGCGATTCTCAAAGATGTGCAAGGCATTGGGACAAGTGCGACCCGGGCCAATGTGCTGGAAGTGTTAAAGAAACGTGGCTATTTAGTTACTGAAAAGAACAATCTCCACGTCAGTGAAGCCGGAATTACTTTATGTAAAGCGGTTGAACTCGAACCCTTGCTAACTAGTCCAGAAATGACAGCTAAATGGGAGCAAGCGTTACAGCAAATCAGTACCGAAGAACGCACCCCGGATAACTTTTTGAACCAAATCAAAAAGTTCGTGGCAAAATTGATTGCTGATGTTCCCACGCAATTGACTGGCAGTGCAGCCATTAAGCAACAAATCGATCACCAACAGCAAGCGCAAAAAGCCGCCGAAGTATTCTTAGAAACACCGCAAGCGACCGTTTTAAATAAACAGAAGTTTTACATTGTGAAGCCCAAGCAAGGTGAAGATTTTACCTTACCTAAGAAATGGAGTAGCAAGACGCTCGGGAAGACCGCAATTAAAGCGTTAGTTACCAAGGGTGAAACCAGCAAATTAAAGGGTTTCAAGAGTAAAAAGGGGAAGTCATTTGACGCCAAGTTAAAGCTTGACGGCCATAAATTAAGTTTTGATTTTGATTAG
- a CDS encoding phage tail tip lysozyme — protein sequence MQVLSFEYKKKKWKLIAYIVGGALLLIILLIAAVTGQLQENSCDNSTTTETQLDSKSMTENAKNIYAHWEQKYGATPQAAAGILGVLQLESRLDPKSVNSSSGATGLAQWLGGRKDKLEDLAHKENKSATNLGVQLDYLDQELNSSYYASNKQIFKYTDVHKATKAWLMDYEGMSKNPEQWYLSQRYGYADHWYSVLGASDPVAGNTLDNASSGDLTELGCDSDPSYSGGSIVKNAESMKGDFYYVKTHPSPDLGSDLKNPNKTGGTDCSGFVWLALNKAGYKVPDNMGWFTGTMASDAKGSHQYLKQISENDAKAGDIVIINQGAGAGNNGHTAILLDKWQGKATKIIEQGGTGDKVNESTFGAAFYSLLNGGDVTLARPIKE from the coding sequence ATGCAAGTACTGTCTTTCGAATATAAGAAAAAGAAGTGGAAGTTGATTGCTTATATTGTGGGCGGCGCCCTTCTGCTAATCATCTTGTTAATTGCGGCAGTAACAGGTCAATTGCAAGAAAACAGTTGTGATAACTCAACCACTACAGAAACACAGTTAGATAGTAAGAGCATGACAGAAAATGCCAAAAACATCTATGCCCACTGGGAACAAAAGTATGGTGCCACCCCACAAGCGGCCGCCGGTATCTTGGGGGTCTTACAACTAGAAAGTCGCCTTGATCCCAAGTCCGTTAATTCCAGTTCCGGGGCCACGGGCTTAGCCCAGTGGTTAGGTGGCCGAAAAGATAAGTTGGAGGACTTAGCCCACAAAGAAAACAAATCAGCAACCAATCTCGGGGTGCAGTTGGACTATCTCGACCAAGAATTGAACAGTAGTTACTATGCGTCAAACAAGCAGATTTTTAAATATACGGACGTGCATAAAGCGACCAAAGCCTGGTTAATGGATTATGAGGGTATGAGTAAGAACCCGGAACAATGGTATTTAAGCCAAAGATACGGTTATGCCGATCATTGGTATTCCGTGTTGGGTGCAAGTGATCCCGTGGCCGGTAATACGTTAGATAATGCAAGTTCAGGCGATCTAACCGAGCTAGGTTGTGATAGTGACCCGAGTTATTCCGGTGGCAGCATTGTTAAAAACGCGGAAAGTATGAAAGGCGATTTCTATTATGTTAAGACCCACCCTAGCCCCGATTTAGGTAGCGATTTAAAGAATCCTAACAAAACCGGTGGGACAGATTGTTCAGGCTTTGTCTGGTTAGCCTTGAATAAGGCTGGTTACAAGGTACCGGATAACATGGGCTGGTTTACCGGCACGATGGCCAGTGACGCCAAAGGCAGCCATCAATACTTGAAACAGATCAGTGAAAATGATGCGAAAGCCGGCGATATTGTGATTATTAATCAAGGCGCCGGGGCCGGAAACAACGGGCATACCGCCATTCTGTTAGATAAATGGCAAGGTAAAGCCACCAAGATTATTGAGCAAGGTGGTACGGGTGATAAAGTTAACGAAAGCACTTTTGGGGCAGCTTTTTATAGCTTACTAAATGGTGGTGATGTAACGTTAGCCCGGCCGATCAAGGAGTAA
- a CDS encoding type VII secretion protein EssB/YukC: MSKSNQLLNIEVGTFKRQGNKLILELNHNQFRYDQLNELNELKQADANFLQLVNVVEQDQKVVLTYTLPDKVRSLKNLPHENKAIRSAIAKEIMAQKVVNDSQYHVALNPANLWYYPMQHVWYAYRANELMPYDDKHSNLAKYKALILFCLTGTPYERLLSNPQEALAKHPDDYLQQVAKATSLNELTEVVNGIDDFVSYHEWQAVETAQQKTKQRLWLSVAGVAIVAVLAVGLVHKSDERQYQSLANQNQAQVTRLKYSGQIQTALNDQKWSEAQKDMKRAGYPSTKQVSVFLKHRQYQQALNVDPSQLNKVVNAAYANKDNSQVADWQLPTKATSKQKDQLKLEKAIVNYDTNTLNNQLSFTTNADVLLRMGQAFLAHNDTQDAQTVQTKLAGVNSPKAKYLKALLSLNAAKNEVSDAQKKLDDANKIDGSKDKDKDKKVDSAKSDLKNAQSDQSAAQKQVDQAKHKVGD, from the coding sequence ATGAGTAAATCAAATCAGCTATTGAATATCGAGGTTGGCACGTTCAAGCGACAAGGGAACAAGTTGATTCTCGAACTCAATCACAATCAATTTCGATACGACCAGTTGAATGAGCTAAATGAATTAAAGCAAGCTGATGCCAATTTCTTGCAGTTGGTTAACGTGGTTGAGCAAGACCAGAAGGTTGTTTTAACTTATACTTTGCCGGATAAGGTCAGATCATTAAAGAATTTACCACATGAAAATAAAGCAATCCGGTCAGCGATTGCAAAGGAAATCATGGCGCAAAAGGTGGTTAACGATAGCCAGTATCACGTTGCGTTGAACCCAGCTAACCTGTGGTATTACCCCATGCAACATGTTTGGTACGCCTACCGGGCCAATGAACTCATGCCTTATGATGACAAGCATAGCAATTTAGCCAAATACAAAGCGCTGATTCTATTTTGCTTGACGGGGACGCCCTATGAACGGCTACTAAGCAATCCCCAAGAAGCCTTGGCCAAACACCCGGATGACTATTTACAACAAGTAGCTAAAGCTACGTCGCTAAATGAGTTAACGGAAGTGGTTAATGGCATTGATGACTTTGTGAGCTATCACGAATGGCAGGCAGTTGAAACGGCCCAACAGAAAACCAAACAACGATTATGGTTGAGTGTGGCTGGGGTAGCGATTGTGGCCGTTTTGGCCGTCGGCTTAGTTCATAAAAGTGATGAACGGCAATATCAAAGCTTAGCTAACCAGAACCAAGCCCAGGTCACGCGATTAAAATATAGCGGTCAAATTCAGACCGCTTTAAATGATCAGAAGTGGTCAGAAGCGCAAAAAGATATGAAACGAGCCGGCTATCCTTCAACTAAGCAAGTCAGTGTCTTTTTAAAGCATCGTCAATACCAGCAAGCTTTAAACGTTGACCCAAGTCAGTTGAACAAGGTTGTTAATGCGGCTTATGCCAACAAAGATAACAGCCAAGTGGCTGATTGGCAGTTACCAACTAAGGCGACGAGCAAGCAAAAAGACCAGTTGAAACTTGAAAAAGCGATTGTTAATTATGATACCAATACGCTTAATAACCAATTATCCTTTACGACGAACGCTGATGTTTTATTGAGAATGGGACAAGCCTTCCTAGCCCATAACGATACGCAAGACGCCCAGACCGTCCAAACCAAATTAGCCGGTGTGAATAGTCCTAAAGCTAAGTATTTAAAAGCCCTGTTAAGTCTCAATGCCGCTAAGAACGAAGTTAGCGACGCCCAGAAGAAGTTAGATGATGCCAACAAGATTGATGGCAGTAAAGATAAGGACAAAGACAAGAAGGTGGATTCGGCTAAGTCGGACTTAAAGAACGCGCAGAGTGACCAATCAGCAGCGCAAAAACAAGTCGATCAGGCCAAGCACAAGGTGGGTGATTAA
- a CDS encoding VirD4-like conjugal transfer protein, CD1115 family — translation MNGTILGIVDKRIVYQNNSTKPNRNIFVVGGPGSYKTQSVVITNLFNETENSIVVTDPKGELYEKTAGIKLAQGYQVHVVNFANMAHSDRYNPFDYIQRDIQAETVATKIVQSENSEGKKDVWFSTQRQLLKALILFVMNHRSPEQRNLAGVTQVLQENDVEAEEKGADSPLDTLFLDLTMTDPARRAYELGFKKAKGEMKASIIESLLATISKFVDKEVANFTSFSDFDLKEIGKAKVVLYVIIPVMDNTYESFINLFFSQLFDELYKLAADHHAKLPHQVDFILDEFVNLGKFPKYEEFLATCRGYGIGVTTICQTLTQLQALYGKDKAESILGNHAVKICLNAANDVTAKYFSDLLGKSTVKVETGSESTSHSKEESHSKSDSYSYTSRSLMTPDEIMRMPEDQSLLIFSNARPVKATKAFQFKLFPGADHLVNLSQNEYQGQPEASQETHFKNKVDKWNQTVKAQHQAKKDDQTTDDEEDKLQDNIDQELESRHKKMLG, via the coding sequence ATGAATGGGACGATTTTAGGGATCGTGGATAAACGGATTGTTTACCAGAATAACAGCACCAAACCCAATCGGAATATCTTTGTGGTTGGGGGACCTGGATCATATAAGACCCAATCAGTCGTCATTACCAACCTGTTTAACGAAACGGAGAACAGCATTGTCGTGACCGATCCAAAAGGGGAATTATACGAAAAGACGGCCGGTATCAAACTAGCCCAGGGTTATCAAGTACATGTCGTCAACTTTGCCAACATGGCGCACAGTGATCGCTACAATCCTTTTGATTATATTCAACGGGATATTCAAGCTGAAACCGTCGCCACCAAGATCGTCCAGAGTGAAAATTCCGAAGGCAAAAAAGATGTGTGGTTTAGTACCCAAAGACAGCTTTTGAAGGCTTTAATCCTGTTTGTCATGAACCACCGGTCACCAGAACAACGGAATTTGGCGGGTGTGACCCAAGTGTTGCAAGAAAACGATGTGGAAGCCGAGGAAAAGGGCGCAGATAGTCCGTTAGACACCTTGTTTCTTGATTTAACCATGACTGATCCAGCTAGACGCGCTTATGAGTTAGGGTTCAAAAAAGCCAAAGGGGAAATGAAAGCCAGCATTATTGAAAGCCTGTTGGCGACCATTTCGAAGTTTGTTGACAAAGAAGTGGCCAATTTTACCAGCTTTTCAGACTTTGATTTAAAAGAGATTGGCAAAGCCAAAGTAGTACTGTATGTGATTATTCCGGTCATGGATAATACCTATGAAAGCTTCATCAATCTGTTTTTCTCACAATTATTTGATGAATTATACAAATTAGCCGCCGATCATCACGCTAAATTGCCCCACCAAGTCGACTTTATCCTTGATGAATTTGTCAATTTAGGGAAGTTTCCCAAGTATGAGGAGTTCCTAGCGACGTGTCGGGGGTACGGCATTGGCGTGACGACAATTTGTCAAACCTTAACCCAGCTCCAAGCCTTGTATGGCAAGGATAAGGCCGAGAGTATCTTAGGAAATCATGCCGTTAAGATTTGCTTAAATGCCGCTAATGATGTGACCGCTAAATACTTTAGTGATCTGTTAGGAAAATCAACTGTGAAAGTGGAAACGGGTAGTGAGAGTACCAGTCATAGCAAGGAAGAAAGTCACAGCAAAAGTGATAGTTACAGCTATACGAGTCGTTCGCTCATGACGCCCGATGAAATTATGCGTATGCCCGAAGATCAGAGCTTATTAATCTTTAGCAATGCGCGACCAGTCAAAGCTACAAAAGCGTTCCAATTTAAACTATTTCCAGGGGCTGATCATTTGGTTAACTTGTCACAGAATGAGTATCAAGGCCAACCAGAAGCCAGCCAGGAAACCCACTTTAAGAATAAGGTAGATAAGTGGAATCAGACAGTTAAAGCACAGCACCAAGCCAAAAAAGACGATCAAACAACCGATGACGAAGAAGACAAATTGCAGGATAATATCGATCAAGAATTAGAGTCTAGACATAAGAAAATGCTTGGATAA
- a CDS encoding conjugal transfer protein TrbL family protein, translated as MTNIIQSAITHFFEWALSGLLDGLFNICKAIIDQANQSLPIVKTWYAIFLSFATSLVVVVVLGRIVMTILKEADESTDVTWANIIMDGIKSAAVIPVFVFLQGFIQGSITLPLLKYMFSSDQKFTAKSITGMNKVPGLKDVGISLPLQILFLLIFTVVTVVFFIKMCVFVADMAWYNLTIPLAAMSMATESFDYSGTWWKKYIYYNASIISQVLCMSLSVWCFTNMAKYGFIAFIASIGFGFLVVKTPDAVKDFWASTGVTKSAGMGAMRMFQNYFRSH; from the coding sequence ATGACAAATATCATTCAATCAGCTATTACACACTTTTTTGAATGGGCATTATCTGGTTTGTTGGACGGTTTATTCAACATCTGCAAGGCCATTATTGACCAAGCCAATCAAAGCTTGCCAATTGTTAAAACGTGGTATGCCATCTTCCTGTCCTTTGCGACATCGTTAGTCGTTGTGGTCGTCCTTGGCCGCATTGTGATGACAATTCTAAAAGAGGCAGATGAAAGTACCGATGTTACTTGGGCTAATATCATCATGGACGGGATTAAATCAGCGGCCGTGATTCCGGTTTTCGTGTTTTTACAGGGCTTTATTCAAGGTTCAATTACCTTGCCCCTGCTAAAGTATATGTTTAGTTCTGATCAGAAATTCACTGCTAAATCAATTACCGGCATGAATAAAGTTCCAGGGCTAAAAGATGTTGGCATTTCGCTACCCTTACAGATTTTGTTTCTGCTAATCTTCACTGTCGTAACCGTCGTGTTCTTTATCAAGATGTGTGTGTTTGTGGCTGATATGGCTTGGTATAACCTGACAATTCCTTTAGCTGCAATGAGCATGGCGACTGAAAGCTTTGATTATAGTGGCACGTGGTGGAAGAAGTATATTTATTACAATGCCTCCATTATTAGCCAGGTGCTTTGTATGTCATTATCAGTATGGTGTTTCACTAATATGGCTAAATACGGGTTTATTGCTTTTATTGCTTCAATCGGATTCGGTTTTCTGGTGGTCAAGACACCTGACGCCGTTAAAGACTTTTGGGCTTCAACCGGTGTGACTAAGAGTGCTGGTATGGGTGCCATGAGAATGTTTCAAAATTATTTCCGTAGCCACTAG
- a CDS encoding thioredoxin family protein → MTLIKKVSKALAVIVVILAVLGFAGHSYVNHVEKEKTVVTLAKHPKKVLFFYRDDCPDCQAIFHRIYWHNVISRNIIFINMNQPKNQHYIQKYQLTSVPTLIHGKQRYSGTNQQRIKQIVGD, encoded by the coding sequence GTGACCTTGATTAAAAAAGTAAGCAAAGCCCTAGCGGTGATCGTGGTGATACTTGCAGTATTAGGCTTTGCAGGTCATAGCTATGTGAACCATGTTGAGAAAGAGAAAACAGTTGTGACGCTGGCTAAGCACCCTAAAAAAGTGTTGTTCTTCTATCGCGATGATTGCCCGGATTGCCAAGCTATTTTTCACCGAATCTATTGGCATAACGTCATCAGTCGCAACATCATTTTTATCAACATGAATCAGCCAAAGAATCAGCACTACATTCAAAAATATCAATTAACGTCAGTACCAACCTTGATCCATGGCAAGCAACGATACTCCGGTACCAACCAACAAAGGATTAAACAGATAGTAGGTGATTAG